The following coding sequences are from one Brienomyrus brachyistius isolate T26 chromosome 15, BBRACH_0.4, whole genome shotgun sequence window:
- the pi15a gene encoding peptidase inhibitor 15-A produces the protein MKGCGLCTVLLLLSGACGASALLDDSPAGASLSPADNRTGAGSALLTGTEPPGTRRTRRRRYISQNDMIAILDYHNKVRGNVFPPASNMEYMVWDESLAKSAEAWASACLWEHGPQYLLRFLGQNLSVRTGRYRSVLQLVKPWYDEVKDYVFPYPRDCNPRCPLKCYGPMCTHYTQMVWATSNRVGCAIHTCHNMNVWGSVWKRATYLVCNYSPKGNWIGEAPYKVGVPCSACPPSYGGSCSNNMCFPAVSTNYLHWFK, from the exons ATGAAGGGATGCGGCTTGTGCACGGTTCTTCTCCTTCTCTCCGGCGCCTGTGGAGCCAGTGCGCTGCTGGACGATAGTCCCGCCGGCGCCTCCTTATCGCCGGCCGATAACAGGACCGGCGCCGGGTCTGCGCTACTCACCGGTACCGAGCCGCCAGGGACTCGCAGGACGCGGCGGAGACGCTACATCTCACAAAACGACATGATCGCTATCTTAGACTATCACAATAAAGTGCGAGGAAACGTCTTCCCGCCGGCCTCAAACATGGAATACATG GTGTGGGACGAAAGTTTGGCCAAGTCAGCAGAAGCGTGGGCATCGGCCTGCCTCTGGGAACACGGCCCACAGTATCTGCTGCGATTCTTGGGGCAAAACCTTTCCGTCAGAACTGGCCG CTACCGATCTGTTCTTCAGCTTGTCAAGCCCTGGTATGATGAGGTGAAGGACTACGTCTTTCCTTACCCACGGGACTGCAACCCCCGGTGTCCCCTGAAATGTTATGGGCCCATGTGTACGCATTACACACAG ATGGTGTGGGCCACGTCGAACCGAGTTGGTTGTGCGATTCATACATGCCACAACATGAACGTCTGGGGATCTGTGTGGAAGCGAGCGACATACTTAGTCTGCAACTATTCACCCAA GGGGAACTGGATTGGTGAAGCTCCTTACAAAGTAGGGGTCCCGTGTTCGGCCTGCCCCCCCAGCTATGGGGGCTCCTGCAGCAACAACATGTGCTTCCCTGCTGTCAGTACAAACTACCTGCACTGGTTCAAGTAA